The following coding sequences are from one Arachis hypogaea cultivar Tifrunner chromosome 7, arahy.Tifrunner.gnm2.J5K5, whole genome shotgun sequence window:
- the LOC112701025 gene encoding uncharacterized protein, protein MRYDGTQDPLEHLTAFEARMNLEGVGDEVMCQAFPVTLAGPAIRWFNGLPQGSIYGFSDISRAFLAQFTTQIPKAKHPINLLGITQRPEEPTRKYLDQFNDECLEIDGLTDSVASFCLTNGLLNEDFRKHLTTKPVWMMHKIQTVAKEYINDEEVSQVVATNKRHSSYNQPRQQGNGERQKEQAREGGPSKAPRPFPRIKKFTNYTPLTLPIMEVYQQIAKKGILSKPRPLKDRPGGNKSLYCDYHKGYGHQT, encoded by the coding sequence atgaggtacgatggaacCCAAGACCCTCTGGAACACCTCACGGCCTTCGAGGCTAGAATGAATCTGGAGGGAGTAGGAGACGAAGTGATGTGCCAGGCCTTCCCGGTCACCCTGGCAGGACCTGCGATCCGGTGGTTTAACGGCCTCCCGCAGGGATCCATCTATGGGTTTTCAGACATCAGTCGTGCTTTCTTAGCTCAATTCACAACACAAATACCAAAGGCAAAGCACCCAATCAACCTACTTGGGATAACCCAAAGGCCCGAGGAGCCGACCAGAAAATACCTGGACCagttcaacgacgaatgcttagAAATTGACGGCTTAACTGACTCGGTGGCCAGCTTCTGTCTGACGAACGGCCTCCTCAACGAGGACTTCCGAAAACACCTCACCACGAAACCGGTTTGGATGATGCACAAGATCCAAACGGTAGCTAAGGAATACATAaatgacgaggaagtcagccaAGTCGTGGCTACCAATAAACGGCACTCCTCCTACAATCAACCTAGGCAACAAGGTAATGGAGAAAGACAGAAGGAGCAAGCCAGAGAGGGAGGGCCGAGCAAGGCACCCAGACCGTTTCCCCGGATCAAAAAATTCACCAACTACACTCCACTCACTCTTCCCATCATGGAAGTTTACCAGCAAATAGCCAAGAAAGGAATCttgtcgaagccccgaccactaAAGGATCGTCCTGGGGGAAACAAGAGCCTCTACTGTGACTACCACAAGGGCTACGGGCACCAAACATAG
- the LOC112702147 gene encoding pentatricopeptide repeat-containing protein At1g71210, mitochondrial translates to MLQPLKHVTKRRSLFSSFLIHINNLSSFSSSSSSSSSSHNCHTVLRKINQNDFASSVKDWFNTRDPIITRIFQILSSTDSSSDAALDASLAALTLPRLDESFVLTVLHHGTAAAHIYPCLRFFDWAGRQPGFHHTRGTFSAIFRILARNRSMSTIIEFLRTFRRRGPAFYPHARFNDTLVIGYAIAGKPEIALQLFGKMRFNGLDLDTFGYHVLLNALVEKSYFYAVDDIVRQIRMKGFENRYTNALVMKSLCKQGRLDEAEGFLFCLVDGGKKLHGSEVSVLVRALCGSNRFDHAVMLVREFGDSGLVPLDHAYGVWIRGLVQGGRLDEALEFFKQKKEDKGYIPGLARYNVLIYRLLREDRLDEVYDLFMDMYETAVPPNTVTMNAVLCFFCKKGMVDDALDLFKSRSEFMLSPNHMAYKYLILTLCWDGNAKEAFSVLKSSIDHRFIPDRRTFTRLANVLCRECMIDEMKELLHLALEWKIMPIASTYDNFITALCRAGRVEDSYLNRGDIAARLLIEMKEKGHKVTPALCRVVLCCLLQMDNSRSRFFSLFEMLSHNDRHIYDCFIDAAGHAKQAELAWKVFELMQRNGIQPTSSSLSLMLKAYLKSGRTSDALIFFNNVWSRGLATKKLYNCFVIFLCKSKNPEPAYRFFLKMLEDGLNPSIECYEILVQELCSSERYHEAVNLVDMYEKKGRRITSFLGNILLYQSMFSPEVYNACVRLRGVKEEGKTDWSMLSFVVGAFRRHHRVSHVEDLEKLIAKCFPLDIYTYNLLLRKAWKTDKEQACQLFERMCQRGFEPNQWIYSTMVDGFKRHGMRDKAERWFQESKRIFSNRETRMLI, encoded by the coding sequence ATGCTACAGCCACTAAAACATGTAACCAAACGCAgatccctcttctcttcttttctcattCACATCAACaacctttcttccttttcttcttcttcttcttcatcttcttcttctcataaCTGCCACACCGTCTTaagaaaaataaaccaaaacgacTTCGCATCCTCCGTCAAGGACTGGTTCAACACGCGCGACCCAATCATCACCCGAATCTTTCAGATTCTTTCTTCGACGGACTCTTCCTCCGACGCCGCCCTCGACGCCTCTCTCGCCGCTCTAACACTCCCCCGTCTCGACGAGTCCTTCGTCCTCACCGTACTCCACCATGGCACCGCCGCTGCCCACATCTACCCCTGCCTCCGCTTCTTCGATTGGGCCGGCCGCCAGCCCGGCTTCCACCACACTCGCGGCACCTTCTCCGCCATCTTCCGAATCCTCGCACGCAACAGATCAATGTCAACCATCATCGAGTTCCTCCGAACCTTCCGCCGCCGTGGCCCCGCCTTCTATCCCCATGCGCGGTTCAACGATACTCTTGTCATTGGATATGCTATTGCGGGTAAGCCTGAGATTGCACTCCAACTATTTGGTAAAATGCGTTTTAATGGTTTGGACTTGGATACCTTTGGTTACCATGTGCTTTTGAATGCCCTtgttgagaagagttatttctaTGCTGTTGATGACATTGTTAGGCAGATTAGGATGAAGGGTTTTGAGAATCGGTATACCAATGCGCTTGTTATGAAGAGTTTGTGCAAGCAGGGGAGGTTGGATGAGGCTGAAGGGTTTTTGTTTTGCTTAGTGGATGGTGGTAAGAAGCTTCATGGCTCCGAGGTCAGTGTTCTTGTCCGTGCTTTATGTGGGAGCAATAGGTTTGATCATGCTGTTATGTTGGTTAGAGAGTTTGGGGATTCGGGCCTGGTGCCGTTGGATCATGCTTATGGGGTTTGGATAAGGGGCCTTGTGCAAGGTGGCCGGTTAGATGAGGCCTTGGAATTTTTCAAACAGAAGAAGGAAGATAAAGGGTACATTCCTGGTTTGGCGAGGTACAACGTGTTGATTTACAGGCTCTTGAGGGAGGACAGGCTCGACGAGGTGTATGATTTGTTCATGGACATGTATGAGACTGCTGTTCCACCTAACACAGTTACCATGAATGCTGTGCTGTGCTTCTTTTGCAAGAAAGGGATGGTGGATGATGCTCTTGATTTGTTCAAGTCGAGGTCAGAGTTTATGCTGTCCCCAAATCATATGGCTTATAAGTACTTGATACTTACTTTGTGTTGGGACGGAAACGCCAAGGAAGCATTTAGTGTGTTGAAGAGCTCAATTGATCACCGTTTTATTCCAGATAGACGGACCTTTACTAGGCTTGCCAATGTTCTGTGTAGAGAGTGCATGATTGATGAGATGAAAGAGTTGCTCCATCTTGCCTTAGAATGGAAAATTATGCCTATTGCTTCCACGTATGATAACTTTATAACGGCACTGTGCCGGGCGGGAAGAGTGGAAGATAGTTATTTGAATAGGGGAGATATTGCTGCTCGTCTTCTCATTGAAATGAAGGAGAAGGGTCATAAAGTGACACCGGCTCTATGTAGAGTTGTTCTTTGTTGTTTACTTCAGATGGACAATTCAAGATCTCGGTTTTTCAGTTTGTTCGAGATGCTGTCCCATAATGATCGTCATATTTATGATTGTTTCATTGATGCAGCTGGGCATGCCAAGCAGGCTGAGTTGGCTTGGAAAGTGTTTGAGTTGATGCAGAGGAATGGCATTCAGCCCACTTCATCTTCTCTAAGTCTTATGTTGAAAGCTTATTTGAAAAGTGGAAGGACTTCTGATGCTCTTATCTTCTTTAATAATGTTTGGTCTCGTGGATTGGCGACTAAAAAGTTATATAATtgctttgttatttttctctgcAAGAGCAAGAATCCTGAACCTGCGTATCGGTTCTTTCTCAAAATGTTAGAAGACGGTTTAAATCCAAGCATTGAATGCTATGAAATTCTTGTACAGGAGCTTTGTTCATCGGAAAGATATCACGAGGCAGTGAATCTTGTTGATATGTATGAGAAAAAGGGACGTCGAATAACCTCTTTTCTCGGTAACATACTTCTTTATCAATCTATGTTTTCACCGGAAGTTTACAATGCCTGTGTTCGTTTAAGAGGAGTTAAAGAGGAGGGAAAAACTGATTGGTCAATGCTTAGCTTTGTGGTTGGTGCATTTCGTCGTCATCATAGAGTTAGCCATGTTGAGGACTTGGAGAAATTAATCGCAAAGTGCTTTCCACTTGACATTTACACTTACAATTTGTTGTTGAGAAAAGCATGGAAGACTGATAAGGAGCAGGCTTGTCAGTTGTTTGAAAGGATGTGTCAAAGGGGCTTTGAGCCCAACCAGTGGATTTATAGCACCATGGTTGATGGTTTCAAAAGGCATGGGATGAGAGACAAGGCTGAGAGGTGGTTTCAAGAAAGTAAAAGGATATTCTCCAACAGAGAAACCAGAATGCTCATTTAA
- the LOC112702148 gene encoding uncharacterized protein, which translates to MWRVLAAVARNLQSTKKSSKVADESMFEGANGVEIHVFGHENGRRGHGGFSIIHSILQAPISILSCVSHPRVNGSDGIWVTTGEFSQISEMNHLMVSDSMRYAILM; encoded by the coding sequence ATGTGGCGCGTTCTGGCTGCTGTGGCGAGAAATCTCCAGAGTACGAAAAAGAGTTCGAAAGTGGCCGATGAGAGCATGTTTGAGGGCGCGAACGGAGTTGAGATTCATGTTTTTGGAcatgaaaatggaagaagagggcATGGTGGATTCTCAATTATACATAGCATACTTCAAGCACCAATTTCAATACTATCATGTGTTTCTCATCCTAGGGTTAATGGTTCTGATGGGATTTGGGTTACTACTGGTGAATTCTCTCAGATTTCTGAGATGAATCATCTCATGGTAAGTGATAGCATGAGATATGCAATTTTGATGTag
- the LOC112701024 gene encoding uncharacterized protein, with product MIRANGDLFAWTPADMPGIDPKVMSHHLAVKSKARPVAQRRRKMSRERAEEVARQTASLLEAGFIRELDYSTWLSNVVLVKKHSGKWRMCVDYSDLNKACPKDCFPLPNIDALVDAAAGYRASATKALPFFNLMRKGIAFEWTPACEEAFRHFKEILVTPSVLGKPKAGEPLYLYLAITGDALATVLIREEGRAQQPVCFVIRALQGAELRYNKLEKLALALLTSSRRLKQYFQGHQIVVRTDQGIRQVLQKPNLAGRMMTWSIELSQYDIRYEPRQAIKPQAMADFLVEVTGDPTEETGTWWRLHVDGASNQMSGGAEIILESPAGVIYEQSIKFEFSVSNNQAEYEALIGGLALAKEVGATRLEICSDSQVVTSQVNGSYQARDSLLQKYLEKVKDLSQKFEEVTIHHVPRERNTRADLLSKLASTKPGEGNRSLIQGMMREPVVTLHLSSLSPLWLDPITNFLENGKLPDDEKYAKKLRREAAKYAIIQGQLFRKGLNQPLLKCLHPDQMDYVLREVHEECCGHHIGGKALARKLIRARYYWPSMMADSKEFVKKCVKCQENANFHRAPASELSLLTSS from the exons ATGATCAGGGCCAATGGGGATTTGTTCGCCTGGACAccggccgacatgccgggcatagaccccaaagTCATGTCGCATCACCTAGCCGTCAAATCGAAAGCCCGCCCGGTAGCCCAGAGGAGGAGAAAGATGTCGCGGGAGAGGGcggaggaggtggccaggcagacggccagcctcctagaagcaggTTTCATACGGGAACTGGACTACTCGACCTGGCTTTCGAATGTAGTTCTAGTAAAAAAGCACAgcggcaaatggagaatgtgcgtagactactcCGACCTCAACAAGGCATGCCCTAAAGATTGTTTCCCCCTCCCCAACATAGATGCACTCGTCGACGCGGCGGCGGGCtaccg AGCTTCGGCAACAAAAGCCTTACCCTTCTTTAACCTCATGAGGAAAGGGATAGCATTTGAATGGACGCCCGCGTGCGAGGAAGCTTTCAGACACTTCAAGGAAATCCTAGTAACACCCTCTGTGCTCGGGAAGCCAAAGGCCGGGGAGCCGTTATACCTATACCTCGCCATAACAGGAGACGCCCTGGCCACGGTTTTGATACGAGAAGAAGGAAGGGCTCAACAACCAGTCTGTTTCGTGATCAGAGCCCTACAAGGGGCGGAGCTAAGGTACAATAAACTGGAAAAGCTAGCTCTGGCACTATTGACCTCTTCTCGGAGGTTAAAACAATACTTCCAAGGTCACCAGATTGTCGTAAGGACGGACCAAGGAATTCGACAAGTACTCCAAAAACCCAATTTGGCGGGAAGGATGATGACTTGGTCCATTGAACTCTCCCAATATGATATACGGTATGAACCCCGGCAAGCAATCAAGCCACAAGCAATGGCAGACTTCCTGGTAGAGGTAACGGGAGATCCAACCGAAGAGACGGGCACATGGTGGAGGCTCCACGTGGACGGGGCCTCCAATCAGATGTCCGGAGGCGCCGAGATCATCCTAGAGAGCCCAGCCGGGGTCATATACGAGCAGTCGATCAAGTTCGAGTTCTCCGtctcgaacaaccaagcagaatacgaagccctcaTAGGAGGCTTAGCCCTAGCAAAGGAAGTTGGAGCGACGAGGTTGGAAATATGCAGCGATTCACAAGTCGTCACCTCCCAAGTAaacgggagctaccaagccagagactcGCTACTACAAAAGTACTTGGAGAAAGTCAAGGATTTGAGCCAGAAATTCGAGGAGGTCACGATCCACCACGTTccgagagaaaggaacacacgggcagatctCCTATCAAAACTGGCCAGCACAAAACCGGGAGAAGGCAACCGATCTCTCATCCAGGGTATGATGAGGGAGCCGGTAGTCACTCTACACCTGTCAAGCCTAAGCCCCTTATGGTTGGATCCCATCACCAACTTCTTAGAAAACGGCAAACTTCCCGACGACGAAAAATATGCTAAGAAACTGAGAAGGGAAGCAGCCAAATACGCGATCATCCAGGGTCAGTTGTTCAGAAAAGGACTCAACCAACCCCTATTGAAATGCCTACATCCTGACCAAATGGACTACGTTCTTAGGGAAGTCCATGAAGAGTGTTGCGGCCATCACAtagggggcaaagccctagcgagAAAATTAATCCGAGCTAGATACTATTGGCCATCAATGATGGCAGACTCTAAAGAATTTGTTAAAAAATGCGTCAAGTGTCAAGAGAACGCCAATTTTCACAGAGCACCAGCTTCCGAGCTAAGCTTGTTAACGTCTTCCTGA